A stretch of Desulfotalea psychrophila LSv54 DNA encodes these proteins:
- a CDS encoding CapA family protein — protein MSAETSIDRQRDPRAISIFMCGDVMLGRGIDQVLPHPGNPVIHEQSMKSAKGYIEIAEQANGPFPYPVSWPYIWGDALAELDRLSPDLRIINLETSVTKSNNPWKGKGINYRMNPENIACLTAAKIDFCALANNHVLDWGRSGLVETLETLNRARVKSAGAGRNIAEAEKPAIMEVKGKGRVIIFSYGVRTSGIPPSWAATDEQPGINFLEDLSDRSLNSIKEKVAESKEPGDIALISIHWGGNWGYEIPPQQIKFAHRLIDEAGVDLIHGHSSHHVQGVEVYKDRLIIHGSGDFLNDYEGISINKSFRDDLGLMYNVTVAPVSGKLLHLQMIPTRIKHFRVNRAAKADILWLRDILNREGKKYGSRVKLNRDRSFTLEWG, from the coding sequence ATGTCTGCAGAAACAAGCATTGATCGGCAAAGAGATCCACGGGCTATTAGCATCTTCATGTGCGGCGATGTTATGTTAGGTAGGGGCATTGATCAGGTGCTACCCCACCCCGGTAATCCTGTAATCCATGAGCAGTCTATGAAATCTGCTAAAGGTTATATAGAGATTGCAGAGCAGGCCAATGGCCCCTTTCCCTATCCTGTCAGCTGGCCCTATATCTGGGGCGATGCCCTTGCTGAACTTGACCGGCTATCGCCCGATTTAAGGATTATTAACCTGGAGACAAGCGTAACCAAGAGTAATAATCCCTGGAAGGGTAAGGGCATCAACTACAGGATGAATCCGGAAAATATCGCCTGTCTGACGGCGGCTAAAATCGATTTTTGTGCTCTGGCAAACAACCATGTTCTTGATTGGGGACGTTCCGGACTTGTGGAGACCCTGGAAACACTGAACAGAGCGCGGGTGAAGAGCGCCGGCGCGGGTAGAAATATTGCCGAGGCGGAAAAACCTGCCATAATGGAGGTGAAGGGAAAGGGCAGGGTTATTATCTTTTCCTACGGGGTCAGGACAAGCGGGATTCCCCCCAGTTGGGCCGCAACAGATGAGCAGCCGGGAATAAATTTCCTGGAAGATCTGTCGGACAGGAGCCTGAACTCTATCAAAGAAAAGGTGGCAGAGAGCAAGGAGCCGGGGGATATAGCTCTTATCTCTATTCATTGGGGCGGCAACTGGGGATATGAGATACCTCCCCAGCAGATAAAATTTGCCCACCGGCTGATTGATGAGGCGGGTGTTGATCTCATCCATGGACACTCATCCCATCATGTTCAGGGAGTGGAGGTATATAAGGACAGGCTGATCATCCATGGTAGTGGAGATTTTCTAAATGATTACGAGGGAATAAGTATAAACAAGTCTTTTAGAGATGACCTGGGTTTAATGTATAATGTCACCGTGGCACCCGTATCGGGAAAACTGCTTCACCTACAGATGATCCCAACCAGGATTAAACATTTCAGGGTAAACAGGGCAGCGAAGGCTGATATTCTGTGGCTCAGGGATATTTTGAATAGAGAGGGAAAGAAGTATGGCAGCCGGGTAAAGCTAAACAGAGATCGCTCCTTCACCCTGGAGTGGGGTTAA